Within Ipomoea triloba cultivar NCNSP0323 chromosome 9, ASM357664v1, the genomic segment TTAAAGAAccaccaaaaagaaaagaaagaaaaatggctTTTTTAAAACTTTGGTCTCTAACAATCTACAGCACAAACTCAGTTGGAAAAACAAGTAAATGTAGGACAGGTGCATTAAGGATATTTCCTTGTATTAGAGGAATGATGTATCCATCAAGCTgtaaaaaaagagataaatgAATCAATGAACAAATACTCAGTTAGAAATTGGAaaagatttataaaaaaaaagagtgtaaATTAGCCACAAATATACAGTTAGATAGAATATCATAATTAGTTGAAAATCATTGCcacctaaaaatatgaatacTTCACTCATTCATTAAAGACCAAATTATTTTCGTAACCAATGAGTAGGTCTTTTCACAAGAGCATTCTTTCACTTTTCGAGTAATCCTTTTTCTTCGATTTGGGTCAGTAGCTAACCTTATTCTCAATTAGCTCCTCCACCAGATTCCTGTTCCAAACAAACCTTGGATCGGCCTGAAATTTAGTCAAAAGTTTTCTTAATATCTGAATACTTGAGCTGAAAATCAATCTTCAAATAGTTCAATGAAAACTTATCGTTTTATAACTGAGAAAATGCCATCTTTTAGCTACCACATATATTATTGTAAGAGAGGTAAAGCCAGTCTGGCATATGATGCAACAGGTGCCCAGGAGCTTGAGATCAATAATATGAAACTTTGCTCAAAGTGTCAATTCCTAATACGGTATTCTAGTTTGCTTTATTTGGAATAGCCGAATAGGATTTCATGGATTCATTTCTTTATTATGTGTGGGCTTGTGATCTATCCCGAGTTGGCTTGTGGTAACATTGTTTTGGAAAGGATGCAATTCATGTGGTGGTTGGAGATTGGTTTTCTGTGCTTAAACtacattgttttttatttttcttctagcCAATGGTCTAGTTTAGGTCAGTGATTGCTGTAGTTTTTTGAGGAAGGTTATTTTTCCCCAGTCAGTGTTAGAAACTTTTGCACCTACGGTGGCCATCGTACTGTAATAAAATGATTCTgttctttaaataaataatacggagtatgaaACTTTGCAAGACATGgtgtttataaataataatctcATAAGTTTGCAATGGATCCAACAAGACATGTGAAAGTAGACTATTAGAGAAGCTGACACTAAACACAAACCTGTTTCCAAACTGGCTTTCTCATCCAACCTTTTGACAATTTGTATCTTCGCTGCATGCTGGTAAATATTATCAGATTCATTGAAAGATACAGAATAAGTATTGAATGATATCCAAATATAACTATCAAACATTGAATAACACCAAGTGGGTGATAGCCAGAAACTTACTTCAGTGTTATGTCAGTTtcataagaaaaataaagtcCTGGAGTTGATTCCACTACTTTCAACAGATTCATGAAATACGCTTCATCTCTTTTCTGCAACTCAAAACAAATacaacaatatttttatttcagtgatttaaaaaaaaaaaaaaaaaaaaaaaaaaaaagtagactTTAAGCTAGTGTAAAGGTTCTTCCAAATTGTCAAACACAATAAACCAAAAGATGGAAATCAGACTTCTTCACTGCTTAAATGCTTTGATGCCTCGTTGCAAGACAGAAACTTCATGGAAGTCACCCGAAAAATAGGAAAATCAAGATAAGCTCCCACTTCCTTGCGAGAAGTTATAACCAACACATGTGCTCCTGCACCAAGAATTAGATATGGAAACATAAACCCAAGTCAATAAGTGTTAGAAAGCCTCACTCCTCCTTAAGTCAGCACCATTAGTAAGTTCAAGCTGCTTTATTGCAAGACTGAACATTTTATTGCAAGGATATCCACCATTAGCTCTGTCTCATATAGTCATATACTCATATCCACTACATTTTGCCTAACAAATAACAGTTCAATTCAAAAACACTCACGGCATTCTTCATATGCAGACTCAACTATGTCGCAATTAATTAAGCCAGAAACCACATCAGACCCGATAAATAACTAAAAGGCAAATGAATTTCAGGAAATACCTGCCAGCAACCTAATTGTTCCTACTACTCCATAAATTGTAGAAATCTTCGAAGGCTTCCCGGTATTCGTCTCCCCTACATCACCGCCATACCGTATGTGAGTACTGATATTTGACTGTTcctactttttagtttaaaacgAAATCTGTAATTCACTTCTCGGAACGAGATAACTAACCGTTTAGCTTCTCGATCGTTCCATCGAAGCGGCTGATGGAAAAGCCTTGATCGTGAGATGCCGGCGATCGGATTACGAACTTTTCCGGGAACTCCTGCAGTTCCAATTCGCTCCATAGCTTGAAATGGTCCGTGGAATTTCCTACTGTTTCCATTTgatcctttcttcttcttcacgaatTGCAGTAGTCCTTGACGTACCAGCCAACACGATCTAGAGAAATTATAAATTGTGTGATTAGGTCATAATTCCATGATTTTTTTCTACATATAGTCACATACTCACATGCTAATGTCTTCCGAACACAAGATGACAAGATTATTGGGCTAATTACATGATTTTACTGGAATTAATGGAATAGAACAGTTAACAACGCCGTCGTGCTTGAAGTCTTGTTCTTGTTAGCCACCCCCGGATTACAAAACTGCAATACGCAACACTCCACGTTTTGGATAAAGAAATCAATGATCTAATCTTCATCTAAAACAACTAAACAAGTacgaagtaaaaaaaattagtgaacATGACAATTCGTACGGTAGATTTTATCCGTAGCGTAGatttaatgttaaaatttttacaAGTTTACAAGTtagattataaatataaataaaatacttcTAAGACATTAGTTTAGTAAATGAAATTATCacataaaatttgttttttgtgATAGGTTGTGGaatattattttactaattttgATCCATTTATCCGCTTATTTGTTGTTATGCAAGCTAAATTTATATTAGCtaacacttttaaaataacatgACAATGGATCTTATATGTTTTTGTTGGCCATCTCATAATATAGTTCAAGTTAACCCAATAGTTATGCACTTATGCCATCAATCATGTGCGATAGTTAGCCATAGTTGTGACTTTTGTACATTGTCCTCAGGAATTTACATATAAATcaattacaaatattataaatttagatcgatgttataatttattagaataaaatttaaatatgtcaTTAACTAGacgtaaaaatgtaattagacaatcgaattaacaaaaaattacaattgatcCATTGTGCAACTTAAATTGTACAATCGCACTCAATAACATGTTACATTGTTTACAtgacaataatttaaattatttttattataaaaattcaaaaaaaatagaaaatgaggCAATCATGCAAACTACCTTCAACCGATATATAATCGGAGTTCGGAGATGTCATTCTATGTCCCATGAAAACAAAGAACCATCATTGTATTCATGGATGGATCAAGGTCTCAATGTCCATAGGGATGAAGAAACATATTTGTCTCCATCGATTTGGAGATTGGTCAGATGCAGCCTGCATAGCTATcttcattttttacttttaaaatgtgTAAGTTAAATGAGCGCTATATAAATAAGATAATTTGTGACTAAGTAAAGTAATTTGTTATTCAGTATAATTATATgatttaaaattgttatatataagtTTAATAGTTgagttacatttttatttatattttaatgactTATTTCggttttatttatattttatttaaattcatcaTTTTGACAACTTTACGTAGACTCTAGATACTTAGAGCATCTCCAATAGGATTTTTTATGTTGATTTTTGCCGAGCTAAAAGCTGGTtgtatcatttttaaaaaattaatgtgagtattatttttttctcatgCAAAAATCTTGGTTTTGCAAGAGAAGAacgaaaggaaaaaaaaaaaaaggcaatggAGCGCAATTGAAGTGCACTATGCACTCGCTTGGGCGCTTCAGAGTGGCCGCTAGTTGATAGCCACTCTGAAATTTTGACTGTTgcatcctcttttttttttcatttttttttcttttgggtcaattttgtcatttttctctctttcctctTTTTCTCTCCTCTCTTTCGGTGGCTTCctaaaaatcaacaaaaaaaaaccttgaTAATTGGGTAATTTATTTTGTGGGAGGATctaaaaatgcacaatttatatactgaatgttcacaatttacatactgaatgtatataatttaaattatgaacatttaatatgcaaattatgtacattttaatatataaattgtgtattttgatctGAGTCTACATTCCAAGATGGATTCGGGTCCATGAAATAACTGATAATTGGGGATGCTCTTCCGAGATGGGCCTTGCTCAAAAGTGATCATCAATTGTCAAAATCCAAAAAACAAAGGCCCAATGGATTTATCTCTAAACACGACCATCTTCATCTTCGCCTTCATAGTTCTCAGCTTCTCACTCGTCTCCTAATCTAATTCTAGATGGCCACAATCAGTATCTCATCACCGGCGACGGCGAGCTCCCGGTCTTCTATTCCATCACTATTCACCGTTTATTCCCACTATACCCCCAAATTCCCCCTTCATTCACTCCCGAAGTCTTCTATCTTCTTCCCTTCCATAAGACTTCGACCCATAAACAGAACAAAGCCCCGGTTCCTAACCGTCGTCGTTTCTGCTGCGAAGAAGCTATCGGAGACGGATTTGGTGGCCGTTCCATCGGAGCCCGACGCAATAAGTGGCATATTCCCCCAAGATTCTGGCGTCTATGCTGTCTACGACAGTAGCTCCGAGCTGCAATTCGTCGGCATATCTCGGAACATCGCCGCCAGCGTACTCTCCCACAAGAAATCTCTTCCTGAGCTCTGTTCCTCCGTCAAGGTTACATTTCATAAACCAATAAATTATGTTAGCaatccattttatttattatgaaaaatggtGATCAGTTCATTTGAACAAagctaaaaattgaaaaagcaaAGTGTAAAATTTTGCCATGGTAATTCCTGATTGTCTAATGACATACAAATTAATGAAAGAGGATAATAGAAGCGCAAATTAATTCACTAGCTAGATTTTGAATTACTTGGATGCTAGTAAAGAAATGCTTATACTTCCAATTTCCAGTTAATGTTGACACTTCCGTGTGTATTATGTTAACTATTTAGCTTGGCTTGTCCACACTTGCCTTGGAGTGATGCTGATACTCTTGTAGGAGTTGTAGCGTGATAAGTTGAGAGTTTAGCTTGACTTGTTCAAACTTACCCTGGAGTAATTTTGATATTCTTGTAGTGTGTTAAGCATTTAGCTTGACTTGTTCAAACTTCCCCCGGAGTAATTTTGATATTCTTCTAGCTTGTTATGTTAAGAGTTTAGCTCAACTTGTTCAAACTTGCCCCTGGAGTAGTGTTGATGTTCTTGTAGTGTGCTAAAAGTTTAGCTTGAGTTGTTCAAACTTTCCCTAGAGTAGTGTTAATATCCTTGTAGCGTGTTAAGAGTTTAGCTTGAGCTGTTCATACTTTCCCTGGAGTAGTGTTGATGTTCTTGTAGTGTGCAAAGAGTTTAGCTTGAGTTGTTCAAACTTGCCCTGGAATAGTGTTGGTATGCTTGTAGCGTGTTAAGAGTTTAGCTTGAGTTgttcaaagtttcaaactttccCTGGAGTAGTGTTGATGTTCTTGTAGCATGGCAGCGTGCTAAGAGTttagcttgttttgttcaaacTTGCCCGGGATTTTTCTCATTGTATTCTGAATACTCTACTAATTGAGTTACTGTATTGTAGTTTGGTGTTGTGGATGAGCCTGATAGAACGGCTTTAACCCAATCTTGGAAGTCATGGATGGAAGAACATATAGCAACTGCTGGCAAGGTACCACCGGGTAATGAATCAGGAAACACTACATGGGTTCGGCAGCAACCAAAGAAGAAGGCTGATCTGAGGCTCACACCAGGGCGACATGTCCAATTGACGGTGCCTCTGGAAGCTCTCATTGACCGGCTAGTGAAGGAGAACAAGGTAGTGGCATTCATTAAAGGATCACGAAGCGCTCCACAATGTGGCTTTTCACAGAGAGTTGTGGCAATTCTTGAGAGTCAAGGAGTGGATTACGAAAGTGTTGATGTTCTTGATGAAGAGTATAACACTGGGTTAAGAGAGACGCTCAAGAGTTACAGTAACTGGCCTACATTCCCTCAGGTTTTCGTGAACGGGGAACTGGTTGGTGGATGTGACATCTTGACTTCCATGTACGAGCAAGGTGAGCTCGCCAGCTTACTCAAAGGTTAGATGCCATCTAAATTGGAATTATGTTGTACCAAGTTGAATAACAGTGACATTAATATTCAATATGCTGAATGAAGCTTCTTGTAATTTCTGTTTCTGTTCTTCTTTCCCAAGGTCACTGTGTATTTCAGAGCCTTGAGATACAAGGAAATTTTTTGTGTCCATACAGACTAAACAATATGATGAAAGCTATTAATTGCTGGAATGGAGTATTAGGTAAGGCTAATGATGTAGTAATAAATGATCAGAATATAGAATGCCATGAGGGAATATCAAGAAGCTATGAGATGGTTATGTTGTTCGATTTGGTTatcacaagattacaagttcgacttCCAACAGAGCGGGCTATTAACCTTCATGGTTTGAGCCTGTTAGCTATAGGCAACTTAAACTGATTTActtcttgtggtcctttatTAGTTAAGGTCATAAGATAGAGTTTGCCTAATGCCCACATTTGAGTAATGGTTGTCACAAGAAGCTGAGGTTGAAATAATTGAAAACTCATATATTAATTGCTACTTTAGGACATAGTTGATTCATATATAGAGGGTGGGATATATATGAAGTTTATTTCAACCACACAGCTAATCCTAggtaatattaacataaaatcATTAGCATAATGCCCTGGTTGTTGTGTCTGTTTCAAAGTCGATTGTTTCCAACTAATGATTATGCTGGACGGTAATTGATTAGTACTGCATACTGCCTTTCATTGGTTAAGGCAGTAACGGGCTACTCAAGTAAGCAATGATTATTCAAAAGAATAGCTTTTTCCCTGATTAAATGTAACAGTTGGCTACCAATATGTCTTACCCCAAGTGAGAGGAGTTTCCGTGGCTTGCAGATATACCTCAAGTAATTAGAGGTGTTTGAGTCATTAGAACATAATATATGGTTAGTGATTAGAGCATCCCTCAAGAGGCATGTTTTGTTGTCAAGAGTTTTTTTTGCCACATAGGAGATAGGGGAAGCATGGGCAGATCTAGAGGGGGCGATTgcaaaaatatttcaaagtgctttaaaattttgtttcagtcaaaatatatttttaactcGGCCTCTAATTATACCCTAGttcattataaatattatattgtaatttataatgtattttgtatttgaaccatATTAACGAACGGTTCAACTGATGAGCCTCGCCTCCACTCGAAAAAATTTCTGGATTCGTCCCTAAAAGAAAGAGGAATAAGGGGGAAGAAACCAATGCAACAACCTCTTCCTTCTCTTTCCCCTCCGGGCTTTCACCTCATCCTCTCTCCCCTCCaaataagcaaagaaaattCTAGATTCGTCCCTAAAAGAAAGAGGAAAAAGGGGGAAGAAACCAATGCAACAACCTCTTCCTTCTTTCTTCCTTCCGGGCTTTCACCTCATCCTCTCTCCCCTCCaaataagcaaagaaaattTTACTAATGGAGATACTCTTTGTATTATTTCGTGAGATGTGGATACAAGAGGATACGCTAAGAagaaaaaaggaacaaaaacaaaatctaaaagTTTGGCTACCCACTTTCTTCCCCTCCTtttaacttatattttatttcttcccTTCTCAGAAAATGAAAGCACTGGAGACAGAGAATGTTAGGAATTTAAAGTATTTAGAAGTTCATAGCtgtattcttttatttatttattttttctttattccaTGTTGTTAGGATCCATTTGGATTCTTGTTGGCCCCTTATGATTCCGCATTTCCGCTCCAACTACCATGACCTGTCATTTCTACAATACTTGCATGTTggatcaaaaattcaaaatctatGGCCATTGGCCAAGTATATACTAATCTGTTAAAAATTAAGTAATGAAATTGTGCAGAACCTTTCACCTGAAATCTTTTGGTACAAgcctaattatatattataactgTTTGATTGCTGAGTTGAACCTGATGTAGCTGGGGAGATCTGTGAATTGTGGTGACTGTGGGTGCAAGTCATAATCAAGAAAGAGACAATTGGACAAAGATTTGACTTTGTTTCTGCGGAAAAGCTTTCCCACCAAATGCTACCATATAGGAGTCAAACATATGCGGTGCGAAAGCCTCGAGCATAACTCATCCGATTGATCAATGCAAAGAGAGTCAATAATCTTATATAGAATTGGTTCAGTTGCGGGCACTGAACATGTAGAAGATTACAACATTGAAGTAGATAAGAACTCTCGAAATTAAAGTGCAATTCTCACAATAATAGGGGTGTAAAGGTGCTTGAAGACCCACCGAAGGGGTTGGATCACTTGGATGTGCTAGTGTGAAGAGATCTCGCTAGTTAGATGGCTCATATCGAGCCTAATGGTTAAAACCGTTTGCTCGCGGGGTCATCACCCCCTTTCTGTtccctaaaaataaaataaaattcatggTTATTGTAACTTGGAATGCATGTTTTTTGTAGCGTTCTTCACAGACGGCGTCAATGATGGTTTTATTGGGACCGAATCCACCGTAAACCACCTAAATATGGTATTCGTTTTTTTGGTTTTTCATggttaaatattattaaataatttaccCTTCACCTTACTCACCTTACCTCCATTATGACATGTACAATttcatgaaagaaagaaagtaagATCCCAACTTGGTATTACTTTTGCTTCACTCCTACTCATGaacttattataaaatatatccATAAAATAATCCATCTTTCCTCCCTCGTTTTTCTGCTGAAATGGCATTATCCCTCCAAACTTTTATTTACTCACCTTTTGTTCCATTTAATTCATAGTCAAGCTTCccctcttcctcctcctttGCCCCTACCCACCTTCCAGCATGACTGGCACACCAAAACCTCCCGGAATAAAGCTATCTTTGCCAGCACTTACAGCCATCATCTGCACCTTGGCCTTCATTGCTCTATTGTACACTGAGAGAATCACCCTTCTCTCTTCCAGCaacattttcaaattcaaatccTGCCCCAAGCGCCATGCTGCAAAGCCTAAGAAGTTAATACCAGGTATCTGCACCACTATGAGACTAATTCAAATTCAGTTCAGAACTACTGTCCCTATCAGACCAATTCAAATTCGGTCCAGGGCTAGTGTCCCTGCACCACTATGAGAAATTCAATTTCTCCGCACCACTATGAGATTAATTCAAATTCAGTTCAGGGCTAGTGCGGGCCGAGTTTGACTATGGCcttatttgttatttaattgTGTCTTAAGTTATTGTTTGGTGTGAGCTATGTTAACAACGTTGGTTGTGTTGTGTGATAGATGATAAAGAATTGGAGAGCCGTCCGATTAGTGAGGCAACGGATGATAGGTTCGAgtttgatgctgaggagtgcaGTCTTACTGGTGGGAAATGGGTGTTTAATACTTCGATTAAGCCTTTATACACGGACAGTAGTTGTCCGTACGTTGACAGACAGTTTTCGTGCGTTAAGAATGGCAGAGAAGATTCTGATTATCGTCACTGGGTTTGGCTGCCAGACGACTGCATCTTGCCCAGGTTAGGTAGTCGACTTACATCTTCAcgaatattattataactaacGTTGGAGTAGGTAAACCTGCGACGACCACTAACATGTAGTTGTCGGCAACAATGACGTTTCAGCTTTAATCCCGAAAATGCCCTGAGGAAGATCCGAGGGAAGAGGATGATGTTCGTGGGGGATTCACTGCAGAGAAACCAGTGGGAGTCTTTTGTTTGCTTGGTTAATTCTGTAATACCGGAAGACCAGAAGTCCATGAAGCGCGGTCATGTTCATTCTGTGTTCCGAGTTAAGGTATGGTATGGGCTCGTGGTTTTAAgctcttttttttcttgttctgatactaaattaaatgatatgtcctaatatttttaattaggaGTACAATGCTACGATTGAATTCTATTGGGCGCCGTTCTTGGTGGAGTCTAACACGGATATCCAGATAATAGCGGATGCAAAAAAGAGAATCATAAAGGTGGACTCCATTTCCAGGCGTGGCAAGCACTGGTTAGGAGTAGATATCTTGGTCTTCAATACTTATGTTTGGTGGATGAGTGGCCTAAGGGCCAACGCTTTGTAAGACCTCTAAgtttcctctttttctttttgtctaaTTGATAACCACAAGTTTCAAATATCACCGCTTTCGTTCTTAATTTGAATCGTTCAATTCTAAACAACTTAGTCTGATTTATCTCTTGTGATTAATTTTACCCATATAAATGAAATGCAGGTGGGGCTCATTTGAAAATGGTGAAGATGGCTATGAGGCATTTGACACCCCTGTGTCGTACAGACTGGCACTGCGTACATGGGCAAACTGGATAGACTCAAACATCGATCCCAACAAAACGCGGGTGTTTTTCACCACAATGTCACCTACCCACACCAGGTAAGcagcactaaaaaaaaattaaatccaatcaattagttaCTCTAACTCAATCCATAACATTATAATTTCAACTTTTCGATTAGGAGTGAGGATTGGGGGAAAGAGGGGGAGTTAAAGTGCTTCAACGAGACGAGGCCGGTGACGAAGAAGGGGCACTGGGGAACCGGCTCAAACCTAGAGATGATGGGCGTGGTGAGCAGcgtgatgaagaagatgaaggtgCCGGTTACCTTCATCAACATCACACAGCTATCTGAGTACAGAATCGACGGCCATGCATCAATCTACAATGAGCTGGGAGGGAAGCTGCTGACGGATGAACAAAAGGCGGATCCCATGCACTACGCAGATTGCATACATTGGTGCTTGCCTGGCGTCCCTGACACGTGGAATCAAATACTGTATGCATATTTGTAGCAGCCACACAATTCGAACTCAAAATAAATTCCCCGCTGCTCTGCTGGGAAATCAAATTAAACGTTTTTGGCTTTTTGGCGTGCAGTGTAAACTTTGATTCgttgtaatttgtaaaaatattgCCTTGAACaatatggttaaaaaaaaaaaaagtaagtgaAATTTACCCTAGGTCGCATTTTTCTCCAAGCTTCGTTCTGTcaatgttttattttctttgttagCAAGTTTGGTACGTAAATGTAAAAGCATTGTTATTACACTCCATCCCTGACTTCTTAGATATATATGGTTAGACAATGGGAACAATCATAGTCAATTTAGTCAGATGATTAACTTAATAActataatatttcaaattctACTAGTTTAAAAATATCATGACCAaatcaaaaggaaataaattacGGAATAAAAGTGAAACAAGTAAAACTAACATGATTAACCCAACGGGGTAGCTCAAGttgcaagtgagctctctttgtggagaggaattccgggagaacccgggttcaattcccacaagtgacgattccccctaggccagctcctgtgcctctcggattgaccgtgggtggaccccggactgTAAAAAACATGATACTCTTAAgctcaaaatgaaaatttattaatgATCACATGATAATTTGTCAGTttatttaatgtatttttattatgataAAAAACTGATAAAACAGAAATATGGTAATCTGGGCATTGAAGTATCCAAGCCCAGTAAAATGGGCTTCGGACCTACTAGTGAACCATGACCCGCCTATATAATAATGAATCCGTCTGGAAGTACGGAACCCTAATATCAGTTTGCGTCTCGGTTGTTCTTAACTGCTTCAACCTATCATGGCGGGAGGAAGTAACTTTCTCCAAAGAGTTCTGTCATATGTCATTAATGAATTCGTTGTAAATGGGCTTGCAAACAGGTATACTCTTTTGTTTATCTCCGATGGATTTATGATTGGCCGTTGATTACTGTGTTAGCAATAGAAATGATGCGTAATTGATAAAGTAAATTATTCATTGTTAATGGGTGATTTCTTGTTTATGGTAACACATGAAATAATTGGATTTGGAACTTACGATTGGCTTGCTGAGATGAGAATTTGGAttacatattttgattttttttaaaactttttttaattttttgattttatgatgttaatttaTGGGCGACTGGAGCTGTTTGTGAATTAGCTTCTTAGAAGAAGGTGGTGAGGATGTGAATAGGAACTTCATGAgattttttggtgtttggtttTGTTAGATTTTCTAGTGCAGCCGATGATGATTATCCGTAGGCTTGTAATGATGGCAAAGATGACAGCATAGTTGTATGCTAAAACTCTAAAAGTCTGAGGCTGCTCTTTTTATCTATGAAGCCTGGCATGCGTACTTGCTAGGAAAAATACTCTTCTGTTACTACTTTTGGATTagccatatttaaaaaaaaaattatgaattgatCTAGCATCTCTTCAAATAATAGATGGTTGATAAGGCAAACTATTCATTGAAATGgattgtttattgttttttatgaCATGGAGAGTGCAGATTACAAAACTTATTTGATTCTATGATGTTAGTTTATGGATGACTGGTGCTGTTTGTGGATAAACATCCAGGAAGAAGGTGGTGAGGATGTTGAATAGGAAATACATGACACCTTTTTGTGTATGGTTTTGTTAGATTTTCTAGGGCAGCCGATGATGACTATTAGTAGGCTTGTAATGATTGCAGAGATGACAGCATAGTTGTATGCTAAAACTCTTAACAGTCTGAGGCTGCTCTGTTTTATCTACTGAAGCCTGGCATTCAGACTTCCCATAAAAATAGTCTTCCCTTACTACGTTTGGGTTAACCT encodes:
- the LOC116028708 gene encoding protein trichome birefringence-like 3, which encodes MTGTPKPPGIKLSLPALTAIICTLAFIALLYTERITLLSSSNIFKFKSCPKRHAAKPKKLIPDDKELESRPISEATDDRFEFDAEECSLTGGKWVFNTSIKPLYTDSSCPYVDRQFSCVKNGREDSDYRHWVWLPDDCILPSFNPENALRKIRGKRMMFVGDSLQRNQWESFVCLVNSVIPEDQKSMKRGHVHSVFRVKEYNATIEFYWAPFLVESNTDIQIIADAKKRIIKVDSISRRGKHWLGVDILVFNTYVWWMSGLRANALWGSFENGEDGYEAFDTPVSYRLALRTWANWIDSNIDPNKTRVFFTTMSPTHTRSEDWGKEGELKCFNETRPVTKKGHWGTGSNLEMMGVVSSVMKKMKVPVTFINITQLSEYRIDGHASIYNELGGKLLTDEQKADPMHYADCIHWCLPGVPDTWNQILYAYL
- the LOC116028710 gene encoding bifunctional monothiol glutaredoxin-S16, chloroplastic, whose protein sequence is MATISISSPATASSRSSIPSLFTVYSHYTPKFPLHSLPKSSIFFPSIRLRPINRTKPRFLTVVVSAAKKLSETDLVAVPSEPDAISGIFPQDSGVYAVYDSSSELQFVGISRNIAASVLSHKKSLPELCSSVKFGVVDEPDRTALTQSWKSWMEEHIATAGKVPPGNESGNTTWVRQQPKKKADLRLTPGRHVQLTVPLEALIDRLVKENKVVAFIKGSRSAPQCGFSQRVVAILESQGVDYESVDVLDEEYNTGLRETLKSYSNWPTFPQVFVNGELVGGCDILTSMYEQGELASLLKG